From the bacterium genome, the window CACCCGCCGCGGTAAGTCCAAGAAAGAGGGCGGGATCGGGTTGAACATCACCGGCGTTCACCTGCGCCGCCAAATGCCCAATCTGCAGACCATCCGCGCCATCGTGGACGGTCGTCCACAGCGCATCCTGGTCTGCACCCGTTGCCTGCGTTCGGGCAAGGTCCAAAAGCGCCAGCCGGTCCGAAAGGCGTCCTGACGTACCTTTAAGAACCAAAAAAGCCGTCCCACCGAGGTGGGGCGGCTTTTTTTATGCCCAAATGGCGGTCAGCGGAGCGCCCGGCCCCGGTATTTCCAACCGTTCCCGTTCCAGGTCCAAAGGAACGTCTCGTTCGAGAAGCTTTCCACGC encodes:
- a CDS encoding L28 family ribosomal protein, with the protein product MAQVCDICSKGPIKARKITRRGKSKKEGGIGLNITGVHLRRQMPNLQTIRAIVDGRPQRILVCTRCLRSGKVQKRQPVRKAS